A window of Massilia sp. NR 4-1 genomic DNA:
ATAAGCGCACCAACACCAAACAGGCGGACGCCGTCAACGTCGCCATCCGAATTTACCGGCTATGGGGCGGCGTCAACGCATCGAACCACTTGCTCAGCCATGACGTTCCGCAGGAGGTGATTGAGCGCATTCTTCAGCACGGCCCGCGGCGCTGCGATTACGAACTGCCGGTCATTCTGCGTTTCGGCCCGCGTCTGCCGGCCTGGCACAAGATGGCCGCGTCGGCAGCGGGCGCCTGAGCGCGCCGCCCTGCCTGCGCCGCGTCAAGCGCGCAGCTCGACGGCGGCGGCGCGCGGCAAACGCACTTTGAACAAGGTGCCGGAGCTGGCCTCCGATTCCACCGTGACCACACCGCCATGCGCGAGGGTGATTTCGCGCACGATATAAAGCCCCAGGCCAAGGCTATTGGCGGGCCGCCCCACATCCATGGCATCCCCCCCGACCTGCGTCAGCCGGTCCATCAGTGTCGGCAGTGAAGCGGCGGGAATGACGGGACCGAAGTTGCGGATCTGGAAAACGATTTCCTTCGGCTCGCCTTGCAAGGCCACCACGATATGCTTGCTATCGGAGCTGTATTGGGCGGCGTTGCTGCACAGGTTGGCAAACACTTGCTGGATGCGGTCACCGTCGAAATAGCCCTGGACATCGCCGCACACGTCCAGCTGATACGTCGCTTCCGGAAAGGCCGCGTTGGCCTCCTCCATCGCCGCGCGGCAGATCTCCTCCAGATTCACCAGCTTGCGGTGCAGCGGAATATCGCCTCCCAGATGCAGGCGCGCCAGTTCCAGCAGATCACGCACGATCGCGTTCATGGTGCGGGCACTGCGCAGGATGCGGCCGCCCACATGGTCGGCCGCTTCGGCATCGCGCTGGGCCAGCACATGCCCGGCCGAGGTGATGGCCGCCAGCGGATTGCGCAGGTCGTGGCCAAGAATGGCGAGAAAGGTGTCGCGCGCCAGCGCCGCCTCTTCCGAAAACTTCAAAATCGATTCGGCCAGCGCCTGGTCGAGAGCTTCGTCAAAACGGATCAGCTCGTCCACCATGCCGCCACGCTTACGCTCGTATGCCAGCCACAGCCGCGCCACGCTGGCGCGCAGCGCGCGGAATTCCGCGACCACCTGCGGCAGCGAAAAGCCGCGCCCTTGCCGCGTCCGGCCATGAATGGCGGCGGGACTGTTGCCGGTGGATGCGGGGTCGCGGTGGCCCAGCGATTTTTCGTGCTGTTCTTCCGACGTTTGCCGGGTGGCGATATCGGCGGCAATCGCGATCAGGATCTGCGCGGCGTGGTCGCGCAGATCCTGGGTCGTCATTTCGCTACCGCTCGGCGCCATGCTGCGGGCAAAAGCCTCCCATTCGATCAGGATCGCTTCCAAATTGGCGGTGATGAATTGGGACAGGTGCATGGTCATGACAACGGCCCGTTGCGGCCTGCAAGGGAGAGGGCCGATGCAGTCCATTATAGATGCGGCTAAGCTGGAATGACTGTTTGCCTGCGTTATCGTTGCGGCGTTTGGACGCTCGGTCGCAGCGCCCTGCGCGGTTTGAGACGCCGGGATAGCAAACGCTCTCAAACCCAGGCCCGGTATAGCAATTTACAATGATGGCGATAGCTCAATCCATGGTACTGTGTCACTCTCTCGTCCGCATCATGGACGTTCGGCCGCTCTTCTCCCGCTCATCCCGCCGCGGGATTACCGGCCCCGACTACCGACTGCGATTATCGGGCAACGCGCCGGTCTTACGAAGACCGGCAGGACCATCTGCCAGCATCAGGCAGCAGTGCCTAGAAGTACACGCTCAACGACGTTCCGTACATGGCTACATCGACAGGAGCAACCCAATGAAAGCTCGGACCTCTGCATCACCATCCCAGTGTGAACGGGAAGACACCAGCGCTTCCCAAGTGATAGAACGCGCCATCGGCTTCATGACCGAACGCGACCGCTTCTACGCAGAAACCTATTTGCGCATCCATGGCTTCAGCACCGAAACCATCATGCGCGTGCTGTTCAACCAGCGCCGCCGGCGCGGCACCACCAGGCCTGCCGAGCAGGAGCGACAGGAACTGGATGAGCAGACGGCGGCCGCCTGATCGGTGCATGCCTCAGCGCTAAAAAACGACCTATTGCCTGCGTCATGCCGGAGTTTGCTTTTTTAGAAAGGCATAGATGCGCGGATCGTGCGAATAGGCCGCGTTAAAGCGCAGGAACTGGGCTGCTGTCTTGTTGATGCTAAAGACATTCCCTGGGGCGAACAGGATGCCGGATGCCAGGCCGGTGCTTGCGATATGCGATGCATCCATCCCCTCGCCCTGTACCCACAGGAAAGGACCGCCCGCCGACTCCGCCCACAATTCCAGGCCACTATCGTGCAGCCGCTTGCGCACCGATACCGAGGCCTTGCGCAAGCGCTGCCGGATCGCCTCGGTATGCTTGCGATAACTGCCGTCCAGCAGCAGCTTGCAGATGAGCCGTGCCGACAGCTCGTTATTGCCGAATGTGGTCGCCAGTTTCAAGTCCAGGATGGCCTCGACCCACTCGGCCTTGGCCGCCAGATAACCGCAGCGCGCCGCACCCGATAAGGTTTTGGAAAAGCTGCCGATGTAGATCACGCCCTGCAACTGATCCAGTGCGGCCAGGCGCACGGCGGGACGCTCTTCCAGGTCGCCAAAGGTATCGTCTTCAATAATGGCGAAGTCGTACTGCTGGCTCAGCAGCAAAATCTTGTGCACCACGGCGGCGGAAAATGAGATGCCCGTGGGGTTTTGCAGCGCCGTGTTAGTGATGTAAAGACGCGGGCGATGCTGTGCCAGCGCTACCTCAAACTGGCGCAGGTCCGGACCATCTGGCGTGAGCGGGATGCCAAGCACATTGACGCGATGGGCGCGCAAACTGGCTTGGAAATTGAAGTAGCAAGGATCGTCCACCAGGACCGTGTCGCCCGGCCGCACCAGCAAGCGAATGGCCAGATCGAGTGCCTGGCTGCCGCTATCGGTCAGCACGATGCCGTCCGGCCGGACATCAATGCCTCGGCCATCCAGGTGGCGCCGCAATTGCTCGCGCAGCGGACGATACCCAGCAGGTTCGCCATACGCAGTCAGTCCGGCGCCAGCCTCGCGCCGCAGGGAACCCAATGCCCGCAACATGCCTTCCTCATGCAGGTAATCCGAAGGAAGCCAGCCGCAGCCTGGACGCAAGGCGCCGCTAGGCAGTTGCAAGGAGTTCCGCAACATCCAGAATTCATCGATCTTGCGTTCGGGCGCCGCGACCGCGCGGCCGATCTCCAGCACCTGCCTTGGCGCCGCCACGTAAAAGCCCGACTTTGCTTTCGAAATCGCCAGGCCTTTGGCGACCAGCCTGTCATACGCTTCCACGGCCGTTGTTTTGGAAATCTGGCTGCTCAGCGCGAAGCTGCGGATGGATGGCAGTTTCACCCCGGAGGCAAGCTGGCGCGACTCGATCGCGGCAGCGAGATAAGCTACCACTTGCTCAACCACACTTTGCTTCGATTTCTCGGATCGTTTGAATGGCGCCATCTGTCATCTCTTTTGTATCAGTACAGTATTAATCATTGTATCCAATCTGTCTCTTTCTGCCCCCTCCGGCGAAAACTAGAATCAGCAGCATCTGATTAATTGGGGAATGCGGTGCAAAGGGATTATTTGAAAGGAATGCTGTTTTGTCTGATTGCTGCTGTGGCGTGGGGGATCTCTTTTCCCGTGATGGGCAAGGTTTTACTGCTGATCGATCCGTTTAACTTTACGGCTTTGCGCTATGGCGCTGTGTCAATTCTGATGCTGGCGATTCTGCTCTATAAGGAAGGCGGTGCAGCCCTGCGCCTGCGCGGCGAACGCTATATGCTGGCTTGGGCGCTGGGTTCTTGCGGCTTTTGCGGATATGGTTTCTTGATCTTTCATGGGCAGCAGCTGGCCGGACAAGCTGGCGCCCTCTCCGCGTCGGCAATGATTGCCACAACACCGATGCTGACCTTGCTGATGAACTGGGCGATTCGTGGCGCCCGCCCATCGGCCGCGTCATTCTGCTGTATCGTGCTGTCGTTCCTCGGCGTACTGCTGGTGGTTTCAGGTGGAGAGTTGGGGAACTTGCTGCATCAGGGCATAACGGCCAGTTCAGCGGCGTTTTTGCTATTGGGTGCGGCCTCATGGGCCTTGTACACCCTGGGAGCGTCGTTTTTTCCTAGCTGGAGCGGGTATCGGTATACGGCGCTGACTACGGCACTCGGCCTGACGACAGTTCTGCTTTCCACCTTTGCCCTGCAAGCGCTGGGCTATATTCAGCGTCCCACGCTGGCAGTGCTGCCGTCCCTAGTGCCATATCTGGGCTATATGGTGCTGATCGCCGGCGTGCTGGCGGTGCTGTGCTGGAACCTGGGGAATAAGATCATCACGCCGAACAATGGCGTGCTATTCCTCGACGCAGTGCCAGTCACAGCATTTGCGGTGGAAGCACTGGCTGGAACGCCGATTGCATCGGGCCAGCTGCTAGGGGCAGCATGCACTGCGGTGGCGCTGCTGGCGAATAATCTGTACCAGCGCAGGCGGCTTGCTTTGGCTGCCAATCAGGCAAAGGTTTCGTGCAGGTGAATCCACTTCACCGCATCCTCCGCACTACGTGTGAAGACAGCCGTTGAATGGCGGACGTTACTGTCGCCATTTCCCAGTGCCTGTTTTTCGCGATAGCCGACGACAGCGCCGCCTTCCCATTCCTGCACGGTCTGAAAGCCATCAATATGGATGCGCAACCCTGGACGGGAGCCATGGCCGCCGCTGAACATGGCGGACAAATCGTCATATCCCAGCAGCGCTCCCTTGGGCGAGACCATGGAAAACTGCGTGGCGAAGCGAGCCAGCAGTGGCGCCAATTTTTCTGCTGGCGCTGCGCCGGAGAGCCACTGTTCGATTTCCACGTGTGCGTCGATGACTTCTTGAAGGTAAAGAGATGTGCTCATGAATGGCTTTCTTAAGGTTGGTGGGAGATGGAAGCAGCCGCTCGCGACATCGGCAGCCGCATGACAAAAGGCAGTGGCAGCAAGGCCAGAAGCGCCGCCACGGCAAAGCACTGGCGATAAGCCATCGATGGATCGCCAGCATGCCGCACCAGCAGCCACGCCAGAACGCTGCCCAGCAATGCCGTACCGACGCAGAAACTCAATTGACGATTGATATTCCACAGCGCACTGGCATCGCCCATGCGCTGGGAAGCGATATCCTGGAAGGCGGCGCTTTGTGCCGCGCTGGTACACAGGCTGGCGCCCAAGCCCATTGCGGCGAAGGCGGCCGCGCGGCCAATGCCCTGCTGCGCCAGCGGCGTTGCCAGCAGCGCGATACCGCAAACGTCGATGGCGATACCGGCCAGGAACAAAGGCTTGCTACCCAGCCGGGCGAAAGCGTGCCGCGTGGTCAAGATCGCGAGGCAGGCGGCAATGGCCCACGGCATCATCAGCGCGCCAGTCTGCGTCGCACTCAAGCCAAGCGTGTTCTGGAAGTACAAGGCGGCTACCATGCTCACGCCGGCAAAGCCGCCAGGCACGCATAAGTAGATGACCAAGCCTGTGCGCAACTGAAGATCCTGCAACAAGGACAAGTCCAGCACAGGCGAGACCGCGCGCCGGGCATGGACGACATAGGCAATGGCTGCAGCAATCGCAGCACCCATCGCCAGGACAGCGCCAGCGCCTTGCTCCGGCTGTCCCAGCATGCTCATTGCCAGCAGCAGGCAGGCCAATGCCGCCACGCTCAGACCCAGCCCACCAGCATCCAGACGGGAGCCATCCCGCGCCGATGCATCCGCCGGCAACCACCACCAGGCGAATGCCGCCGTCAACAGGGCCAGCGGAATCATGGAGAGGAAGATGGCGCGCCAGGACACATAGTCAACCAGCAAGCCCCCGGCCGCCGGCGACAGCGCAGGCACCAGCAAGGCCGTCATCATGACCAAGGCGGTTAAAGCTGCCCTTCCCTCTGGCGGACAGGCGCGATATGCCATCGCCTGCCCGACCGGAATCAGCAAGCCGCCGCCCAACCCCTGCACCAGACGCCAAGCCAGCAGTGCATGGATGGAACCGGCCAGCCCAACGCCGAAGCTCGCCACGGCGAACAGCAACAGGGAAATGATTAGCAGGCGGCGTTCGCCCAGGCGCCGCGCCATCCAGGTGACCAAGGGGATGACCACAGTCAGGCCAAGGGCGTACATATTCCCGATCCATGCCAGTTGCGTGACCGAGGCATCGAACTCGCGCTGGATGGTGGGATACGCGGCATTGACGATGAACATATTGGCCAAGTCAATCGAAAAGCCGAGCAGGTAGAGGATGGTGATTTTCAAGCGGAGCGGCATGGCGGCTTTCTGTGACTGCAAAGAGGTGTCAGTCTAAAGAAGGACGCAACGAACGATAAGACAGTCCAATATGGCTCCACTGTTCAATTAATTTTGACAATTGTGGCATGATGGGCAGCTGCACAAACCTCATTCGCATTCCTGCCATGGTCAGCCTCGATCGTTTTGCCGTTTTCCGCGCCGTTGTGGAAGACGGTTCCTTTACCGCCGCCGCAGCGCGCCTGAAGCAGGCGCGGGCCGCCGTCAGTTTCAATATCAAGCAACTGGAACGGGAACTCGGCGTGACGCTTTTGTCGCG
This region includes:
- a CDS encoding sensor histidine kinase KdpD, which produces MTMHLSQFITANLEAILIEWEAFARSMAPSGSEMTTQDLRDHAAQILIAIAADIATRQTSEEQHEKSLGHRDPASTGNSPAAIHGRTRQGRGFSLPQVVAEFRALRASVARLWLAYERKRGGMVDELIRFDEALDQALAESILKFSEEAALARDTFLAILGHDLRNPLAAITSAGHVLAQRDAEAADHVGGRILRSARTMNAIVRDLLELARLHLGGDIPLHRKLVNLEEICRAAMEEANAAFPEATYQLDVCGDVQGYFDGDRIQQVFANLCSNAAQYSSDSKHIVVALQGEPKEIVFQIRNFGPVIPAASLPTLMDRLTQVGGDAMDVGRPANSLGLGLYIVREITLAHGGVVTVESEASSGTLFKVRLPRAAAVELRA
- a CDS encoding DMT family transporter, whose translation is MLFCLIAAVAWGISFPVMGKVLLLIDPFNFTALRYGAVSILMLAILLYKEGGAALRLRGERYMLAWALGSCGFCGYGFLIFHGQQLAGQAGALSASAMIATTPMLTLLMNWAIRGARPSAASFCCIVLSFLGVLLVVSGGELGNLLHQGITASSAAFLLLGAASWALYTLGASFFPSWSGYRYTALTTALGLTTVLLSTFALQALGYIQRPTLAVLPSLVPYLGYMVLIAGVLAVLCWNLGNKIITPNNGVLFLDAVPVTAFAVEALAGTPIASGQLLGAACTAVALLANNLYQRRRLALAANQAKVSCR
- a CDS encoding MFS transporter translates to MPLRLKITILYLLGFSIDLANMFIVNAAYPTIQREFDASVTQLAWIGNMYALGLTVVIPLVTWMARRLGERRLLIISLLLFAVASFGVGLAGSIHALLAWRLVQGLGGGLLIPVGQAMAYRACPPEGRAALTALVMMTALLVPALSPAAGGLLVDYVSWRAIFLSMIPLALLTAAFAWWWLPADASARDGSRLDAGGLGLSVAALACLLLAMSMLGQPEQGAGAVLAMGAAIAAAIAYVVHARRAVSPVLDLSLLQDLQLRTGLVIYLCVPGGFAGVSMVAALYFQNTLGLSATQTGALMMPWAIAACLAILTTRHAFARLGSKPLFLAGIAIDVCGIALLATPLAQQGIGRAAAFAAMGLGASLCTSAAQSAAFQDIASQRMGDASALWNINRQLSFCVGTALLGSVLAWLLVRHAGDPSMAYRQCFAVAALLALLPLPFVMRLPMSRAAASISHQP
- a CDS encoding PLP-dependent aminotransferase family protein; this translates as MVAYLAAAIESRQLASGVKLPSIRSFALSSQISKTTAVEAYDRLVAKGLAISKAKSGFYVAAPRQVLEIGRAVAAPERKIDEFWMLRNSLQLPSGALRPGCGWLPSDYLHEEGMLRALGSLRREAGAGLTAYGEPAGYRPLREQLRRHLDGRGIDVRPDGIVLTDSGSQALDLAIRLLVRPGDTVLVDDPCYFNFQASLRAHRVNVLGIPLTPDGPDLRQFEVALAQHRPRLYITNTALQNPTGISFSAAVVHKILLLSQQYDFAIIEDDTFGDLEERPAVRLAALDQLQGVIYIGSFSKTLSGAARCGYLAAKAEWVEAILDLKLATTFGNNELSARLICKLLLDGSYRKHTEAIRQRLRKASVSVRKRLHDSGLELWAESAGGPFLWVQGEGMDASHIASTGLASGILFAPGNVFSINKTAAQFLRFNAAYSHDPRIYAFLKKQTPA
- a CDS encoding DUF4440 domain-containing protein; translated protein: MSTSLYLQEVIDAHVEIEQWLSGAAPAEKLAPLLARFATQFSMVSPKGALLGYDDLSAMFSGGHGSRPGLRIHIDGFQTVQEWEGGAVVGYREKQALGNGDSNVRHSTAVFTRSAEDAVKWIHLHETFA